From the Candidatus Nomurabacteria bacterium genome, one window contains:
- a CDS encoding histidine phosphatase family protein: protein MLINKDLFTISYFRLVVFVAKLLATKITNLENMGMPKNLFLVRHGQSEGNLARKKFEETGDESFFSEEFLELHESQYQLTELGIEQAKLAGEWFKKNKLYAFDRMLVSNNVRAMQTAAHLNLPNALWMQDAKLRERDGGVFNSITPSERDEFYKNEQKFYDTQPFLYRPLQGESVADLCDRIKLILDTLARECDGKNVIIVCHGHVMRAFRIILERMSLKKANEYLMNTESWGRVPNCSIVHYTREIPFEEKPILANSFAFVRMIRPAGGGETEDAWTRIERKKFTNKELLEEAEFNRGT, encoded by the coding sequence ATGTTGATAAATAAGGATCTTTTTACTATTTCCTATTTTAGATTAGTTGTTTTTGTCGCGAAGTTATTGGCAACAAAAATAACTAATCTAGAAAATATGGGAATGCCAAAAAATTTATTTCTTGTCCGACACGGACAATCTGAGGGAAACCTCGCACGCAAAAAGTTCGAAGAAACAGGTGACGAGTCTTTTTTCAGCGAAGAATTCTTGGAGCTGCATGAGTCTCAATATCAACTCACTGAACTCGGAATAGAACAAGCAAAACTTGCTGGTGAATGGTTCAAGAAAAATAAACTCTACGCATTCGACAGGATGCTTGTTTCAAACAATGTGCGAGCCATGCAGACCGCTGCACATCTTAATCTACCGAATGCTCTCTGGATGCAAGACGCAAAATTACGCGAACGTGACGGAGGTGTATTCAACAGTATCACACCATCTGAAAGAGATGAGTTCTACAAAAATGAGCAAAAATTTTATGACACTCAGCCATTTCTGTATCGCCCACTCCAAGGTGAAAGTGTTGCAGATTTATGCGATAGAATAAAACTTATCCTGGATACACTCGCAAGAGAATGTGATGGGAAAAATGTAATTATTGTATGTCATGGACACGTGATGCGAGCTTTCCGAATCATACTGGAACGAATGTCTTTGAAAAAAGCGAACGAATATCTGATGAACACCGAAAGCTGGGGTCGTGTACCGAACTGCTCTATAGTACACTACACACGAGAAATACCCTTCGAAGAAAAACCTATCCTAGCAAACAGTTTTGCTTTTGTAAGAATGATTCGTCCGGCAGGAGGAGGTGAAACAGAAGATGCGTGGACAAGAATAGAAAGAAAAAAGTTCACAAACAAAGAGCTCCTGGAAGAAGCGGAGTTCAATCGAGGAACATAA